The Brassica oleracea var. oleracea cultivar TO1000 chromosome C6, BOL, whole genome shotgun sequence genomic interval CAAATGCTTAGCAAATATTGTTGGTCTCATAAAGACCAAAAGAGAATTTTAGGAGTCTTTCGAGTCACGCAGAAACAAGTACGACCATATATGTACGTGAGCATGGTCCTAATTTCTGAACATCAATTAGTTATCAGTGCACATAACGAATTAATGCTGGGCATGCATTAGGGAACGTTGAAGATATTCTAAATACTCCCAAACTAGACTTGTATTAAAAATAAACTAGACTTGTAAAGTAGGCATTGTTGCAATTAGGGAAGTTGAAGATACTCCCAAACTAGACTTTGTAATCATAGATTATTGTACAGTTTGAAGGTAAATTAGACAGCGGGAAACACAATGGGTTTTGGATTTTTGTTTGATGATCAAATCCTAAACCCTACAAATGAGTAGTAGTTGGCCTCTTGCACCCCGTGAAGATGTAACGTCTCATATGATATTGTTTGGACTAATCATGTTTGTTTAAACGATAAGAATGATCTTTGCTTGGTTTGTATATTTGCGTAGATTTTTTAAGAGACTTCCCTGAATTTTCCAATTAAACTTTGGCAAAATACATGAGATTAGAATAAAAAAATTGGATTATCCTTGAGAAACAAGGTGGCCGGGGAAAAAAATGTTTAACCTGTCTAAAAACGGCACGTTGTTCAGTTGTTTATATGTACGATGGCACAAAGTGCAAAAGACAAATGACAAACGAATCGTCAAAATTTGATTATAGCAAGGCAGGAGAAAATGCAACGATGCTCAAACTCTCAAGAACCAGGTATCTGCGTGGAATGACTATGGAATGACTCTTTTGGATGGGATTATGAACACATATGTCTTTGGGCGTATTCAAAGTTGCAAACTTTTGTAAGTAACATTTTTGGAATTAAGTAAGAAAATAAGCATTATTGTACATCGAGTAATTGGGAATCACATTGTGTTTTGAACTGGTTAGTCCTAAAACTCAGGTTCTTCTTTAATTTTCTAACACGTAGTTCTTTATGGATACATCCGTTTTGATTGGAGAAGGAAGACATTTCTCGAGAAACTAGAAGTAGAGGACAAGTAAGTAACTGACATGTCACGGTTGTAAATACTTGCTTAAAGATTGAAACTTTACTCTCTTTTTTTTCCCAGAGTAATATAATAAGTTAGTATACACTACTCATGGAAGTTTCATGTTGATTGTTCTGTTTTCCTTCTCTTTGAAGATAATAAAAGGAGAGAAGCCATTGGCTATATTTTTAGAATATCATGTGGATTAAACGTGTTCTGTTCCAGTTCAGGTTTCATAAACAAAATTTACTTTATTCTTCTCCTCTCAAACTTGCACCAAACTGATATGGCCTTAGTTATGTCTCAGTGGATATATATATCATTTAGAGCAGCTTTCTTATTGTTCATTCATATGATCTCGACTTTTTTTATATGTTGAGTTATACGCAGTTACTGATTTCTATTTACAGAAAAGTCAAACCTTTTCACTGATCTTTGTTATTTCGATTGTGTTAGCTTTGTTAGGTGCTGCATGTGTGATTTCTCTGAATGGAATGTTTATGTATTGAATCGTAAGTCGTAACAGCTCCTGGTAAATCATCTTTTTTTTGTTTCTTTTGTCTTTACTTTCTTCAGGTGGAATCTGTAACCATGTATCATTTTTTAAGTAAATGAAGAGCACAGCTCTATATAAAAAAAAGCCTTGAGAATGGCATGTATCCCTTCTCACAGACGACTGCTAGAGGTCGCAGGTTCGATTCTCTCGGCGCGGTGGTACTATGACTCTTCAAAAAAAATCCTAAGGATTTTCTTGGATTTGGGACACCGCTTACGACGGGGTCTAATCACTATAAAAAATTTACCCAAAACAGTTTTTAACCACGCGTCTCGGGTGGTCAAAGCGTTCCGTGGATCCCCAAGAGATCTGAGTTCGAATCCGCACCACACCAGATTTCCACAGCGCGTGGCCACCTAGGCTTTCACATTCTCTCTCGGGGGAATGGTTTACCATTTAAAAAAAAAATTGCTTATTGAAAACTGTACATATAATCCAGACACTTGCAAACAAAAATGAAACAATGTACACACTATCTTGCATCGCAGGTAAAGTCTTGGAAGTATGTGGGGAAAGATTTAGCAACCTTGCTGGAATGATTCTCTGTTTCACTTCCCTCAAGCTTTCTTGCCGAAGAACAATACATCAGAGAGTGATCCTGATGAGTTGATGGGAGAACGCATTGGTGAAACTATGTGGGTATGCATTGGTGAAGCAATTGGAGAACGCATCAGGATGTGCAGTGGGGAGCCAGTGGGAGTATGCATTGGTGAACTGAGAGGTGAAGTTTGGGTTTCATATAACGCAAGACGCAGACCCACAATCTCAGAGGGATCCGTTGTGTTATAGAAATGAGAATATGGTTCAGAGGTTAGTCCTGACCTCTCATTCTCTATCTGCAAATGCTCTAAATGGTCTCCCAACATATCTTCTTCAGCTTCACTATCTACTTCGGCCATTTTGCATGGGGACTCGTGGCCTTCAGATGCTGGTATGTTGTCTTCAGTGTCACCTTGCTGTTTAAAGGCCTGCCTTAGATTCACTTGCTTTTCTTGAGACTTCTCCAAATGAAACGTTATCCTCTCTTGCTCAAGTGTGTCATCATGACTGAGCCTGAATAAATTATCCCTTGGTCCAACTGTCTGGTTCAATACCACATTTTCACACTTCTCCAAGTGCAGAGATGGTCCGCTGTCTGCTATTACGCTTGCTTTAAGCGCTTTGGTTTCATAATCTTCCACCAGCCAAGGCTCATCCTTGTGACTGACAGATCTTTCTTTTGAAACTCCATGGTCATTAAAGGTGCCCCTTAAGCTAGATTCTGATGCATCTTCGTCCGGTTCGGGCATTGTCCCTAGCTCATGCTCACGGTGACTAAATGTTAAAACTCTCTCTGAAGTCCACTTAAATGTCTCATTCAGTTTCATTGATTCATTCTCGCACTCCAAGTGCAGAGGTACTGTATCTTTTGCCATTTCGCCTTCTTGTTGCGCCTTGCTTCTGCTATCAATCACCAGCCTGGGCTCCTCCTCATGATTCATCTCTCTTTCTTTTGAAATTACATGGTCGTTGAAGGTACCCCTTGAACTAGATTCTGATCGTCCATCAGCATCCTCGTCTGGTTCAAGCCTTGTCCCTAGCTCAGAGTCATGAAGACGAAACGTTGGAGCTCTTTCAAATGTCTCTTCCAATTTTATTGTTCCGTTTTCACCCTTCTTCAAGTCCAATGCCACCCTATCTTCTGTCATTTCGTGTAGTTGTAGCTCCTCCTCCTCCTCCTCGTGGAAGACATCTCTCAACTTTGAACTTTCATGGTTATTAAAGGAACCAGTTGAACTGGATTCCGATCTTCCATCAGGATGCTCTTCTGGTTCAAGCATTGTCCCCAGCTCATACTCATGCAGACGAAATGTCGGAGCTCTTTCTGAAGTCCGTTCAAATGTATCTTCCAGTTTCGTTGAATCATTTCCGTACTTGTCCAAGTGCAATGATGGCCCATCTTCCACCATTAGAGTAACTTTTAGCTCTTCGAATTTGTTCTCATCCATCAGCGAAGGCTCCTCATGAGCCACAGCTTGATTGTCATTGGTGGAATCTGTTGAACTGGATGATCTTTCATTCGCATCTTCTTCCGATGCAGACATTGTCCCTAGCTCATACTCATGCAGACGAAATGTTGGAGCTCTTTCTGAAGTCCATTCATGTGGATTGTTATGACATTCCTCCAACTGCAACCCGCCTCCTTCCAGATAAACTTGTTCTACTGTTCCGTAAGAGATCTCCAGATTCTCGTTTTCAGTAGCCATGTGATGATGAGATACCGACCTCTCTTCACCTCTCTCGCCTATGTTTGTCTCGCCCGTCTTCTCAAGAGAAACAACAGATCCATCTTCCACCATCTTGGTTGGCCCAAACGTTTCATTTATCTCGTATCTACCCTCCTCCTGTATCTCATGCCTTTCTGTGTTGCTCAACTCTTGTCTTTCGCTTGGTATCTCATACTCATATTTGGACTGAGCATCTTGAGATTCCTGAAATACAGCACTCGCTTCTGAACTTTCATGGTCACTGAAGGAACCCCTTGAACTGGATTTCAATCTTCCATCAGCATCCTCATCTGGTTCATTTATCGTCCCTAGCTTTGGCTCATGCCTGTGATTATGAAATGCCGAAGCTCCTTCTGAAATCCATTCAAATGGTTTGCTGTAATTCTCATAGTTGCTTTCATATTCCTCCAAATGCAAACCCGCTCTATCTTCCATAGTCTCTTCTTCCCATGTTCTTTCACCTGCATACTCGAGTCTTTCATAGGAATCTTCTACATTCTCGTTTGGAAGAAGATCCATTTGATGAGATGCCGATCTCTCTTCACCTCTCTCGCCTTCTATGCTTGTGCTGAACGTCTCACTCGCCTTCGTGAGAGAAACAGCTGATCCATCTTCGCTCACTTTGCCAGTATCATATCTTGATTCCTCTGACACAATATACCTGACACTGTCACTAATGGTCGTATCTCTTTCACTTAAGTTCTCATACTTGGACTGCTCCTCATGAGTCCTGGATGTTGTTACTGTATCCTCACCTGATTGGCCTATAAACCTCTGGTTCTCGTTCTGTGATGCAGCTGATATGATCTTTGTATCTTCATATGCTTCACCATTGCTTGAGCTGTTGTCACAGATTGAATCTCCAGTGTACCGAGATGTCTCCAAAATCAACACCGGTTTGTCTCCCATGCTATCCTCCCATTTACCTTCACCTCCATATTCTTCCTTCTCTTGAGTCTCCTCCCAATCAAACTCTT includes:
- the LOC106300519 gene encoding uncharacterized protein LOC106300519 yields the protein MMKKKKHSRSQSSSKKTIEPSPDSSPSPSPRLLSIFRSKLVSGKDLKHMFRGMKTKTAPGLSSQSRIVRCPKCHKLLQEPIDATIYKCSGCNSILQAKRWDLESNGDSIPEALLYSQNRSLSTQLESAEAGSKTPMRSTHREYNSRASPSVERGYDSETVYKHETSDVHREWMRRADEFSVTGESDAFASARSSPYNSRSNASEWTHHERRYQVPFYPASPSPSSAYEYGYNSPFHGSQASASEQSYYHHHQPNQFKQKEREGWFQESSAASPIRFPGETSNKNYYPSSSQYQLHDPRYHNLYSERSYQAAKAPLRSTYSEHSKSGTSREKRSQRDKKKDVRKKKPVVKRYVLPSAGGAPFATCSYCLELLQLPQVSLHGKHKGYQVRCGSCSGVLKFSVREKADTVLDSPGFAEETVTNHQDSASEGHEEIYPDDSHFTCSDNGSRDGICKSNDDVILRQNVETFEDNKSKEDTRRISSTLLDSKLEALQPFLNQKLREQQSASSESTGETSRKHLERSEEACSEKSTEMDNNISERVSCDLEEVGLYEKNETLEPEVMFGDGSGESLEVPVYKKERMSDSSIEAERVADKPVSHSGETRVLSENTGDSQEFDWEETQEKEEYGGEGKWEDSMGDKPVLILETSRYTGDSICDNSSSNGEAYEDTKIISAASQNENQRFIGQSGEDTVTTSRTHEEQSKYENLSERDTTISDSVRYIVSEESRYDTGKVSEDGSAVSLTKASETFSTSIEGERGEERSASHQMDLLPNENVEDSYERLEYAGERTWEEETMEDRAGLHLEEYESNYENYSKPFEWISEGASAFHNHRHEPKLGTINEPDEDADGRLKSSSRGSFSDHESSEASAVFQESQDAQSKYEYEIPSERQELSNTERHEIQEEGRYEINETFGPTKMVEDGSVVSLEKTGETNIGERGEERSVSHHHMATENENLEISYGTVEQVYLEGGGLQLEECHNNPHEWTSERAPTFRLHEYELGTMSASEEDANERSSSSTDSTNDNQAVAHEEPSLMDENKFEELKVTLMVEDGPSLHLDKYGNDSTKLEDTFERTSERAPTFRLHEYELGTMLEPEEHPDGRSESSSTGSFNNHESSKLRDVFHEEEEEELQLHEMTEDRVALDLKKGENGTIKLEETFERAPTFRLHDSELGTRLEPDEDADGRSESSSRGTFNDHVISKEREMNHEEEPRLVIDSRSKAQQEGEMAKDTVPLHLECENESMKLNETFKWTSERVLTFSHREHELGTMPEPDEDASESSLRGTFNDHGVSKERSVSHKDEPWLVEDYETKALKASVIADSGPSLHLEKCENVVLNQTVGPRDNLFRLSHDDTLEQERITFHLEKSQEKQVNLRQAFKQQGDTEDNIPASEGHESPCKMAEVDSEAEEDMLGDHLEHLQIENERSGLTSEPYSHFYNTTDPSEIVGLRLALYETQTSPLSSPMHTPTGSPLHILMRSPIASPMHTHIVSPMRSPINSSGSLSDVLFFGKKA